The following are encoded together in the Pseudoalteromonas ruthenica genome:
- a CDS encoding glutamate-5-semialdehyde dehydrogenase has product MSLVKDISAQAAKAAKVLALLDTESKNNVLKEMAEALRANKEHIKAENESDLANARDNNLAAAMVDRLTLTDERIEDMAVGIETIADLDDPVGQLRSLGERPNGIKINKMRVPLGVICMIYEARPNVTADAGALCFKSGNAVILRGGKEALASSKAIASVLHSVLEKHNLPTALISVIPDPDRGLLMDLMQQRDTIDLIIPRGGEGLINFVTENSTVPVIQHFKGVCHLYVDKDADLDVAMNLLLNGKTQRTGVCNALEGLVVHQKVAEAFLARAAKELEAKGVRVNADAQAAKFFSNANVIGDDEFGEEYLDLEIAVRIVADFDAAVAHIDRFGSFHTEVICTKDEQTANLFQRSVDASVVMVNASSRFSDGSQLGLGAEIGIATTKLHAYGPMGLESLTTEKYLVNGEGQIRS; this is encoded by the coding sequence ATGAGTTTAGTTAAGGATATTTCAGCTCAAGCAGCAAAAGCCGCTAAGGTGCTTGCTCTGCTTGATACAGAGAGTAAAAACAACGTACTTAAAGAAATGGCTGAGGCACTGCGTGCCAATAAAGAGCATATTAAGGCGGAAAACGAATCAGATCTTGCCAATGCGCGAGACAACAACTTAGCTGCAGCCATGGTCGACCGTTTGACGCTGACCGATGAGCGTATTGAAGATATGGCCGTGGGCATTGAAACCATTGCCGATCTCGATGACCCAGTAGGTCAGTTGCGTTCATTGGGTGAGCGCCCCAATGGTATCAAAATCAATAAAATGCGAGTGCCTCTTGGGGTGATTTGCATGATTTATGAAGCCCGTCCAAACGTAACAGCCGATGCTGGCGCACTGTGCTTCAAATCAGGTAATGCGGTTATTTTGCGTGGCGGTAAAGAGGCTTTAGCGTCAAGTAAAGCCATTGCCAGTGTACTGCACAGTGTGCTGGAGAAACACAACTTGCCGACGGCGCTTATCTCAGTGATCCCTGATCCAGACCGTGGCCTGTTGATGGATCTTATGCAACAGCGTGACACCATTGACTTGATTATTCCTCGCGGTGGCGAAGGGCTGATTAATTTTGTGACTGAAAACAGTACCGTACCGGTTATTCAGCACTTTAAAGGGGTGTGTCACCTGTATGTTGATAAAGATGCAGACCTTGATGTGGCGATGAACCTGTTGCTGAACGGTAAGACTCAACGTACTGGTGTGTGTAACGCACTAGAGGGCTTAGTTGTGCACCAAAAGGTGGCAGAGGCGTTTTTAGCTCGTGCGGCAAAAGAGCTTGAAGCAAAAGGTGTACGTGTTAATGCTGATGCTCAAGCAGCGAAGTTCTTCAGCAATGCGAATGTCATTGGCGATGATGAATTTGGTGAAGAGTACCTTGATCTTGAAATCGCGGTACGTATCGTCGCTGACTTTGATGCAGCCGTGGCGCATATTGATCGCTTTGGTAGCTTCCACACCGAAGTTATTTGTACCAAAGACGAGCAAACTGCCAACTTGTTCCAGCGCAGTGTTGATGCGTCGGTGGTGATGGTAAATGCCTCCTCACGTTTCTCTGATGGTTCGCAGCTAGGTCTAGGCGCTGAAATCGGCATCGCAACCACTAAGTTGCACGCTTACGGGCCTATGGGCCTAGAGTCATTGACCACAGAAAAATACTTAGTGAATGGTGAAGGACAAATTCGTAGCTAA
- the proB gene encoding glutamate 5-kinase — translation MQNFKWQRIVLKVGSALIAPEQNGCSSRYLLTIAQFIVRCRAQGIEVILVSSGSVAAGSHLFPEDKPRSVALKKAMAAAGQMEMMATWDRFFDFPSAQILLTHGDLRDRERYTSVRDTIFTLLDHGVLPVINENDTVTTDDLKVGDNDNLSAMVAAAADADALMIFSDVDGLYDKNPNLHTDAVLLPEISEIDESIYAMAGCATSAVGTGGMKTKIEAAEKATSHGITTFILNGFKEQTFNLLLEGKNPGTIFLPYEKPMQEAVHWRTHTASEQGEVIVEGDFSEPLDENAEQINPQGIIEVRGEFSVGDTILVRSDDGTKLAKARANYSSCLLNFIAENETSEFSDEAQDSIGPIISDEDIAVLEKS, via the coding sequence ATGCAAAATTTTAAATGGCAACGCATCGTACTCAAAGTAGGCAGTGCCTTAATTGCACCCGAGCAAAATGGCTGTAGTTCACGCTATTTACTCACCATAGCTCAGTTTATTGTTCGTTGCCGCGCCCAAGGTATTGAAGTTATTTTGGTGTCATCAGGCTCTGTGGCTGCGGGCTCACACTTATTCCCAGAGGATAAGCCGCGCTCTGTAGCACTTAAAAAAGCAATGGCAGCCGCCGGGCAAATGGAGATGATGGCAACATGGGATCGCTTTTTTGATTTCCCATCAGCACAGATTCTGCTAACGCACGGTGATTTACGTGACCGTGAGCGTTACACCAGTGTACGCGACACCATTTTTACCTTGCTTGATCACGGTGTTCTTCCTGTCATCAACGAAAATGACACGGTGACCACTGATGATTTGAAAGTAGGTGATAACGACAACTTATCAGCTATGGTAGCAGCGGCCGCTGATGCTGACGCATTAATGATTTTCTCAGATGTGGATGGCCTTTATGACAAGAATCCTAACTTGCATACCGACGCTGTACTGTTACCTGAGATCAGTGAAATTGATGAATCTATTTACGCCATGGCTGGGTGTGCTACCAGTGCTGTTGGCACCGGCGGCATGAAAACCAAAATCGAGGCGGCAGAAAAAGCCACTTCCCATGGTATTACCACATTTATTCTAAATGGCTTTAAAGAGCAGACCTTTAACTTGTTGTTAGAAGGTAAAAACCCGGGCACTATCTTCTTGCCGTATGAAAAACCAATGCAAGAGGCAGTCCATTGGCGTACACATACCGCCAGTGAGCAGGGTGAGGTGATTGTTGAAGGTGACTTCAGCGAGCCATTAGATGAAAACGCCGAGCAGATTAACCCGCAAGGCATTATCGAGGTTCGGGGCGAGTTCTCCGTTGGCGACACTATTTTGGTGCGCAGCGACGACGGCACTAAGCTGGCTAAGGCACGAGCAAACTACAGTAGCTGTTTGCTGAACTTTATTGCCGAGAATGAAACCAGTGAGTTTAGCGATGAAGCACAAGATTCCATCGGCCCGATTATTTCAGACGAAGACATTGCAGTATTGGAGAAATCATGA
- the putP gene encoding sodium/proline symporter PutP, with protein sequence MHFYTYLSLALYFLAMLGIGLFAYRNSTSDISGYILGGRQVSPHVTALSAGASDMSGWMLMGLPGAMFLTGFDTVWIALGLVLGALANYLLVAPRLRVYTEMADDALTLPDFFDKRFNMSKGPIRVISAAVIILFFTLYTSAGLVAGGKLFESAFGLSYHLGLIITVSVVVAYTLLGGFLAVSMTDFVQGCIMFVALILVPIVAYMQFNGSADMLNFAQQSIPSFSESWQSITLLGIVSSLAWGLGYFGQPHIIVRFMAIRSVKDIKTARNIGMSWMTVTILGSLGTGLVGVAYANKFGLQVADPETIFVIFSEILFHPLISGFLLAAILAAIMSTISSQLLVSSSSLTEDVYRAFSKTEVEQKTLVKIGRIGVFAVALVATLLALDKSNSILSLVSNAWAGFGAAFGPLVLFSLCWSKITHQGALAGIVVGAATVLFWIFAPVLSDGGTLSSVIYEIVPGFIASSLAIVVVSKLSQAPSAEVKETFHATEQKLEQLS encoded by the coding sequence ATGCATTTTTATACATATCTCTCTCTCGCATTGTATTTTTTAGCCATGCTTGGCATTGGCTTGTTCGCTTATCGCAATTCCACAAGTGATATTTCTGGCTACATTCTAGGTGGCCGTCAAGTGAGCCCTCATGTGACTGCCTTGTCTGCAGGAGCATCGGATATGAGTGGTTGGATGCTAATGGGCTTGCCAGGAGCCATGTTCTTAACTGGTTTCGACACCGTATGGATTGCACTGGGCTTGGTTTTAGGTGCACTGGCCAATTATTTATTAGTTGCACCGCGCCTGCGGGTGTACACAGAAATGGCCGATGATGCACTGACGCTACCGGACTTCTTCGATAAGCGTTTTAACATGAGCAAAGGACCGATTCGCGTGATTTCAGCGGCAGTGATCATCTTGTTCTTTACGCTCTATACCTCGGCAGGGTTAGTTGCAGGCGGGAAGCTGTTTGAATCGGCGTTCGGTTTAAGCTACCACCTTGGCTTAATCATTACCGTTTCGGTGGTTGTGGCCTACACTTTATTAGGTGGCTTTTTAGCTGTGAGCATGACCGACTTTGTCCAAGGCTGCATTATGTTTGTGGCATTGATACTCGTGCCGATTGTGGCTTACATGCAGTTCAATGGCAGTGCCGATATGCTTAATTTCGCGCAGCAATCAATTCCAAGTTTTAGCGAATCTTGGCAGAGCATCACCTTGTTGGGCATAGTATCAAGCTTGGCTTGGGGATTAGGTTATTTTGGCCAGCCTCATATTATTGTGCGCTTTATGGCGATTCGCTCGGTAAAAGATATTAAAACGGCGCGTAATATTGGTATGAGCTGGATGACAGTCACCATTTTAGGTTCGCTAGGAACAGGCTTAGTTGGGGTTGCTTATGCCAACAAATTTGGTTTGCAAGTGGCTGACCCAGAGACAATTTTCGTTATTTTCTCGGAAATTTTGTTCCACCCTCTGATTAGCGGCTTTTTACTCGCCGCGATTTTGGCGGCGATCATGAGCACCATCTCATCACAGTTGTTGGTGTCATCAAGCTCGCTGACCGAGGACGTATACCGTGCTTTTTCAAAAACTGAGGTAGAGCAAAAAACCTTAGTAAAAATCGGCCGGATAGGGGTTTTCGCCGTGGCACTCGTTGCTACCTTACTGGCACTGGACAAATCTAATAGCATTTTGTCATTGGTCAGTAATGCCTGGGCTGGTTTCGGTGCCGCATTTGGCCCATTAGTATTATTTAGCCTGTGTTGGTCGAAAATAACCCATCAAGGCGCGCTCGCCGGAATCGTAGTCGGCGCAGCAACTGTTTTATTCTGGATATTTGCACCAGTGCTTAGTGACGGGGGCACGCTGAGCAGTGTTATTTACGAAATTGTTCCCGGATTTATCGCAAGTTCACTTGCAATCGTTGTGGTGAGTAAGCTTTCTCAGGCACCGTCAGCCGAGGTGAAAGAAACTTTTCATGCAACTGAGCAAAAACTTGAGCAACTTAGCTAA
- a CDS encoding cation:proton antiporter produces MSAIYIAGIALCSVIAQWLAWAFRVPAILFLLLTGLLLGPTTSLLEPDELLGDLLFPVVSLSVAIILFEGALTLHFRELKGIGKVVRNLCSIGMLITCLVVSLSAYWLLELDWRVAAVLGAVLVVTGPTVIAPLLNAMRPTQDIDRVLRWEGIVIDPIGALFAVLVFEAVMLVGQSDVFSHTLGALVTTLSVGFSLGAAAGWLTTQLIRREWLPYELHKFGILALVLISFTVSNHLSHESGLLAVTVFGIWLANQDDLEIDSVLEFKEDLSMILISSLFILLAARLKLEDLLALDAQVFIFLAIVLFVARPLNILISTYGSDLPVKSRLILAWIAPRGIVAAAVGSVFALSMADAGIVDANKMVPLIFTVIIVTVVLNSLTAIPLAKMLGVRQPAPSTLLIIGANHVARAIACGLKEQDIDVHLSDPAWENCKMARMDGLPCYYGNPQSEHAERYLPLTSISKVLALSPNRHHNALGVQYFSHLFSENRVFSLKSSQNHAKANKDSATFLSRQILFGENGSYAKLSSLIAKGGKVSATRLSDEFDWQQYQEVNSEAIPLFIIGNEKVVRIITAQMENPPASGEKVVALQPPKMSMVKDAQQNPPTKNPQLQPTKNPT; encoded by the coding sequence ATGTCAGCAATTTATATTGCAGGAATTGCTTTATGTAGTGTTATTGCGCAATGGCTCGCCTGGGCCTTCCGTGTTCCCGCTATTTTATTTCTTTTACTCACTGGCTTATTACTTGGGCCAACCACCTCGTTACTCGAGCCCGACGAACTCCTTGGCGACTTACTGTTTCCAGTGGTGTCCTTATCGGTGGCGATTATTCTTTTTGAGGGCGCGCTCACGCTCCACTTTAGGGAGCTAAAGGGCATTGGTAAGGTGGTGCGCAACCTGTGCTCCATTGGCATGCTCATAACCTGCCTAGTCGTCAGCTTAAGTGCTTATTGGTTGCTTGAGCTCGATTGGCGTGTTGCAGCAGTGCTAGGCGCAGTATTGGTCGTTACCGGGCCCACGGTTATCGCGCCCCTACTTAACGCCATGCGCCCCACTCAAGACATTGACCGAGTGCTGCGCTGGGAAGGTATTGTGATTGACCCCATCGGTGCGCTCTTCGCTGTGTTAGTGTTCGAGGCGGTGATGTTAGTGGGGCAAAGCGATGTGTTTAGTCACACCTTAGGGGCATTGGTCACCACGCTGAGTGTGGGCTTTTCGCTCGGTGCTGCCGCAGGATGGTTAACAACGCAATTGATTCGTCGCGAATGGCTCCCTTATGAGCTGCATAAGTTTGGTATTCTTGCGCTAGTGCTTATCAGCTTTACCGTCTCGAACCATCTCAGTCATGAGTCTGGGTTGCTAGCGGTGACGGTATTTGGTATTTGGCTTGCGAACCAAGACGATTTGGAAATTGACTCGGTGCTTGAATTTAAAGAAGACCTGTCGATGATTCTTATCTCTAGCTTGTTTATTTTGCTGGCAGCACGCCTCAAGCTTGAAGATTTACTGGCTCTGGATGCACAAGTCTTTATCTTTTTGGCCATTGTGCTGTTTGTCGCTCGACCACTGAATATTTTAATTTCTACTTATGGCAGTGACTTGCCCGTCAAATCGCGGCTGATACTGGCATGGATTGCGCCTCGCGGTATTGTTGCCGCCGCTGTCGGCTCGGTGTTTGCGCTCAGTATGGCCGATGCCGGTATTGTGGATGCCAATAAAATGGTGCCCTTAATCTTCACGGTGATAATTGTCACTGTGGTTTTAAATAGCCTCACCGCCATCCCATTAGCAAAAATGCTCGGGGTCCGCCAACCTGCTCCCTCGACCTTACTCATCATTGGTGCGAACCACGTTGCCAGAGCTATAGCCTGTGGCCTAAAAGAGCAAGATATCGATGTGCACCTCTCCGATCCGGCATGGGAAAACTGTAAAATGGCCCGTATGGATGGTTTGCCCTGCTATTATGGTAATCCGCAATCGGAACATGCCGAGCGGTATCTGCCACTAACAAGCATCAGTAAGGTGTTGGCACTGTCACCTAACCGCCATCACAACGCATTAGGGGTGCAATACTTTAGCCACCTATTTAGCGAAAACCGAGTGTTCTCACTCAAGTCATCACAAAACCACGCGAAAGCCAATAAAGACAGTGCTACTTTCCTCTCTCGACAAATTCTATTTGGCGAGAATGGTTCTTATGCCAAGCTCAGTAGCCTGATAGCCAAAGGCGGTAAGGTCAGTGCGACTCGATTAAGTGATGAATTTGACTGGCAACAATATCAAGAAGTAAATAGCGAAGCGATTCCGCTTTTTATTATTGGTAACGAAAAAGTGGTGCGCATTATTACTGCGCAAATGGAGAATCCACCAGCCAGTGGTGAGAAGGTTGTTGCTCTGCAGCCACCAAAAATGTCGATGGTGAAAGATGCACAGCAAAACCCACCGACCAAGAATCCGCAATTACAGCCAACAAAAAACCCGACATAA
- the rpmG gene encoding 50S ribosomal protein L33 gives MRDKIRLVSTAGTGFFYTTDKNKRNMPEKMEIKKYDPKARKHVIFKEAKIK, from the coding sequence ATGCGCGATAAGATTCGTCTAGTTTCAACTGCCGGTACTGGTTTTTTCTACACTACCGACAAAAACAAGCGTAACATGCCTGAAAAAATGGAAATCAAAAAATACGATCCTAAAGCTCGTAAGCACGTGATTTTCAAAGAAGCAAAAATCAAGTAA
- the rpmB gene encoding 50S ribosomal protein L28 has product MSKVCQVTGKRPVVGNHRSHARNATKRRFLPNLQTHRFWVESEKRFVSLRTTTKGMRIIDKKGIDAVLTDIRARGEKV; this is encoded by the coding sequence ATGTCTAAAGTCTGTCAAGTTACAGGTAAGCGCCCAGTGGTAGGTAACCACCGCTCACACGCGCGCAACGCGACTAAGCGTCGTTTCCTACCTAACCTACAAACTCACCGTTTTTGGGTTGAAAGCGAAAAACGCTTTGTATCACTACGCACTACTACTAAAGGTATGCGTATCATCGACAAAAAAGGCATCGACGCGGTACTGACTGATATCCGTGCTCGCGGCGAAAAAGTTTAA
- the radC gene encoding RadC family protein: MRLTDLPAQQRPREKLLTQGAGALSDAELLAIFFRTGIAGCNAIDLAQQILSQSQGLHTLLAAEHDHFCRFKGMGTAKYTQLQAAIELARRYLQTSLERALSFDSPQAVQDYLKLELKGLQREVFLVLFVDAQHRLISTETLFQGTIDAASVYPREVVKAALKHNAAAVIFAHNHPSGIAEPSQADEVITRKLIQALGLVDIRVLDHLVIGGCHAVSFAERGLL; this comes from the coding sequence ATGCGACTCACTGACTTGCCAGCCCAGCAACGGCCTAGGGAGAAATTACTTACTCAGGGTGCCGGGGCACTGAGTGATGCCGAATTACTCGCTATCTTTTTTAGAACGGGCATTGCCGGTTGCAATGCTATTGACCTAGCCCAACAGATACTCAGCCAAAGCCAAGGGCTGCATACTTTGTTGGCTGCTGAACATGACCATTTCTGCCGTTTTAAAGGTATGGGCACCGCTAAGTATACGCAATTGCAGGCGGCAATTGAGTTGGCGCGGCGATATTTACAAACAAGTTTGGAACGAGCGCTCAGCTTTGACTCACCACAAGCGGTGCAAGATTATCTCAAGTTAGAATTAAAAGGGCTGCAACGGGAAGTCTTTTTAGTGTTGTTTGTTGATGCCCAACACCGTTTAATAAGCACAGAAACGTTGTTTCAAGGCACCATAGATGCAGCGTCGGTATATCCCAGAGAAGTGGTCAAAGCAGCACTCAAGCATAATGCCGCTGCCGTTATTTTTGCGCATAATCATCCCAGCGGTATCGCCGAGCCGAGCCAGGCCGATGAAGTTATTACCCGCAAGCTAATACAAGCTCTTGGTTTGGTGGATATTCGTGTGCTCGATCATTTAGTGATAGGTGGTTGTCACGCGGTCTCTTTTGCCGAGCGTGGCCTACTGTAG
- the coaBC gene encoding bifunctional phosphopantothenoylcysteine decarboxylase/phosphopantothenate--cysteine ligase CoaBC — protein sequence MQNKKVVLGISGGIAAYKCAELTRRLKERGCEVKVVMTDSAKHFITPLTMQAVSGEIVSDSLLDPQAEAAMGHIEFAKWADLILVAPATANIIAKMAAGIADDLLTTLLLATPAKVAIAPAMNQQMYAHAATQANLATLAQRDIAIWGPGAGEQACGDVGAGRMLEPNELVELVCTPTVQPLLAGKTLTITAGPTREALDPVRYISNHSSGKMGYALAAAGVAMGATVNLISGPVNLPTPVGVTRINVQSAQQMHQQALALAPSSDIFIGCAAVADYRAADIAEQKMKKQGDELTLTLVKNPDIIADVAALSENRPFTVGFAAETQDVATYAQGKLKNKKLDMICANDVSVQGQGFNSDNNALTLFSHDSTQSIALMKKDKLALTVIEAIATKLV from the coding sequence ATGCAAAATAAAAAGGTGGTCCTTGGGATCAGTGGCGGCATCGCCGCATACAAATGTGCAGAGCTAACCCGACGGCTGAAAGAACGCGGTTGTGAGGTCAAAGTGGTTATGACCGACAGCGCTAAGCATTTTATCACCCCGCTCACGATGCAAGCGGTATCAGGAGAAATTGTTTCTGATTCACTGCTCGATCCTCAGGCCGAAGCAGCGATGGGCCATATTGAGTTTGCCAAATGGGCCGACTTGATTCTCGTTGCCCCAGCTACTGCCAATATCATTGCCAAAATGGCGGCTGGTATTGCCGATGACCTACTCACTACTTTGTTGCTGGCCACCCCAGCTAAAGTTGCTATCGCTCCCGCCATGAACCAGCAAATGTATGCTCATGCGGCAACGCAAGCGAACTTAGCCACCTTAGCACAGCGAGATATTGCTATTTGGGGCCCAGGTGCGGGCGAACAAGCCTGTGGTGACGTAGGAGCCGGGCGTATGCTCGAGCCCAACGAGCTTGTTGAGTTAGTGTGCACTCCTACAGTACAGCCATTATTAGCGGGGAAAACCCTCACCATCACTGCCGGCCCCACCCGTGAAGCGCTCGACCCAGTGCGTTACATTTCTAACCACAGCTCAGGTAAAATGGGCTATGCCTTAGCCGCTGCAGGGGTGGCAATGGGAGCAACAGTGAATCTGATTTCCGGCCCGGTTAATTTACCAACACCTGTCGGAGTCACGCGCATTAATGTACAAAGCGCACAACAAATGCACCAACAAGCACTTGCTTTGGCACCAAGCTCCGATATTTTCATTGGCTGCGCTGCCGTGGCCGATTATCGTGCTGCTGATATCGCCGAGCAGAAAATGAAAAAGCAAGGCGATGAACTCACCCTCACACTAGTGAAAAACCCGGATATTATTGCTGATGTTGCTGCGCTGTCTGAGAATAGGCCGTTTACTGTTGGTTTTGCTGCGGAAACACAAGATGTCGCCACCTATGCACAGGGTAAATTAAAGAATAAAAAACTAGATATGATTTGCGCTAATGATGTTTCGGTACAAGGGCAAGGGTTTAACAGCGATAATAATGCCCTGACCTTATTTAGTCATGACAGCACACAAAGCATTGCGCTTATGAAAAAAGATAAGTTAGCACTTACTGTCATCGAAGCGATTGCTACAAAGTTAGTGTAA
- the slmA gene encoding nucleoid occlusion factor SlmA — MAASRRTNRKEQILQSLAQMLETSPGQRITTAKLAAEVGVSEAALYRHFPSKARMFEGLIEFIEDTLLSRINLILENEKETQSRVYNILMLLLAFAEKNPGITRILTGDALQGENERLRERIQSLFEKLETQFKQVLRERKLREGKAFASDEGTLANLFLAFVEGKMNQFVRSNFTIKPSGQFDKQWQELQKIWL, encoded by the coding sequence ATGGCTGCCTCACGTCGCACTAACCGTAAAGAGCAGATTTTACAATCACTCGCGCAAATGCTGGAAACTAGTCCCGGTCAGCGTATCACTACCGCCAAATTGGCCGCCGAAGTAGGCGTTTCAGAAGCAGCTCTCTATCGCCACTTTCCTAGCAAAGCGCGTATGTTCGAGGGATTAATTGAGTTTATTGAAGACACCTTGCTGTCTCGCATTAACTTAATCTTAGAGAACGAGAAAGAAACGCAAAGCCGTGTCTACAACATTTTGATGCTACTGCTAGCGTTTGCAGAAAAGAATCCTGGGATTACTCGAATTCTCACTGGTGATGCACTGCAAGGCGAAAACGAACGATTACGTGAACGCATTCAGAGTCTATTTGAAAAGCTAGAAACCCAGTTCAAACAGGTTTTACGTGAACGTAAATTGCGTGAGGGTAAGGCCTTTGCAAGTGACGAGGGAACCCTAGCGAACCTTTTCCTTGCGTTTGTTGAAGGGAAAATGAATCAGTTTGTACGCTCTAATTTCACGATTAAACCCAGTGGTCAATTTGATAAGCAGTGGCAAGAGCTACAGAAAATTTGGTTGTAG